The Erwinia billingiae Eb661 nucleotide sequence ACCGGCACGCAGCCATAGTGATGCAGGCCATCCAGCAAGCCCTGACGGGCCTTCGCCCGGTCGGCGTACAGCGTCTCCAGCACCGCGTCATCGGTGTACAGCCCCAGCGTTTTACCCAGCGTTAAATCGTCCGCCTGCCAGTAGCTGCGCAGCGTCGGTAAATCGTGGGTGGTCAGCGTCGCCATCGCCTGCACCGGATAGGACTGCGGCGCGCGGAAGCTGTTCTCCGCATCACGCTCAAAGTAGAGCACTTTGTAGGAGTAAACGCCGCCTTCACGCAGCTTGCTGACAATCTCCACCGGCACCGTGCCCAGGTCTTCGCCAATCACCATGCAGCGGTGGCGCTGACTTTCCAGTGCCAGAATGGCCAGCAGATCGTCAACCGGGTACTGCACGTAGGCCCCCTTATCGGCGGTTTCACCCGCCGGGATCCACCACAGACGCAGCAGCGCCATCACATGATCAATCCGCAGCGCGCCGCAGTGGATCATATTGGATCGCAGCAGATCGATAAAAGGCTGATAGCCCCGGTTGACCATCGCCCAGGGATCCATCGGCCGCAAATCCCAGTTTTGCCCCTGCGGACCGAGGATGTCCGGCGGCGCGCCGACCGAGGCTTTCAGGCAGTACAGCTCGCCATCACCCCAGGTTTCCGCGCCGCCTTCCACCACGCCCACCGCCAGATCGCGGTATAAGCCAATCGGCATCGCGGCCTGCTGGCTGAGCTGATAACAGCGTTCAATCTGCGTTTCGGCCAGCCACTGCAGCCACAGGTAAAACTCCACCTCCGGCGCCTGCTGCTCGCAAAACGCCCGCACCACCGGACCGCGCGCGTTGCGGTAAGCGTCCGGCCAGGCGTTCCAGCCCTGTGCCCTGCCGGTTTCTTTCTCCAGATGGACATACAGCGCGTCATAGGCCGCCTGTAACCACAGGCTTTCGCCACCTTGCTTCACAAAGCGGGCAAACGCCTGGCGCTGCGCATCATCCGCCTTGCGCGCCATAAATTGCGGGTAGGCCAGACGCAGCCCCTTCAGCTTGAGTGCCATCACCGCGCTGTAATCCACCCAGTCGGTGGCGCGCACCGCCTGCAGAGCATGCTGCGTTTCCGCCGCCTGCCACCACTGCTGCGCGGCCTCGCTGTGCTTGAAATCGGGCACCGCAGCGACGTCGATATAAATAATATTCAGCCAGCGGCGGGACGAAGGACTGTACGGGCTGGCCGCTTCCGGATCGCCGGGACAGAGCGCGTGGATCGGGTTGAGGCCGACAAACGCGCCGCCGCGTGAGGCGACCTGACTCAATAGCGTGCCGAGATCGCCAAAATCGCCGATGCCCCAGTTGCTCTCCGAGCGCAGCGTATACAGCTGCACGCAGGCGCCCCACAGCTTTTTCCCCGCCAGCAGCGGCTCCGGTTCGAAGCAGCGTTTCGGGGCGACAATCACCCGGCATTCCCAGCTCTGCGTGCCCTGGGTGAGCGTCAAACGGTGATAGCCCGCCGCGATCGGCTCCGGCAGCGCCAGCGTCATGCGGCCGTTGACCCTGCCCTGCTGCTCGCTGCCGCTCTCCTGGCGAAACTGCCAGCTAAAATCGCCGTCGCCGTTAACCGGCAGGGCAAAACGCTCACCGCCGGTAAACACCCTGACGGTGGGCACCGGCCTGGCCGGCGGCCGCCGATCGTTGTTCCAGCCCATCGCCTGCAGCAGGTCGCGTTTGGTTTCAGCCGCAATCGCCTGAGGCTTGCCGTGGGCGTTAATAAAGCCGGAGGCAATGCCCGCCTCTCTGGCCGCCTGCTCAAGTGCATTATTT carries:
- the malQ gene encoding 4-alpha-glucanotransferase: MENNALEQAAREAGIASGFINAHGKPQAIAAETKRDLLQAMGWNNDRRPPARPVPTVRVFTGGERFALPVNGDGDFSWQFRQESGSEQQGRVNGRMTLALPEPIAAGYHRLTLTQGTQSWECRVIVAPKRCFEPEPLLAGKKLWGACVQLYTLRSESNWGIGDFGDLGTLLSQVASRGGAFVGLNPIHALCPGDPEAASPYSPSSRRWLNIIYIDVAAVPDFKHSEAAQQWWQAAETQHALQAVRATDWVDYSAVMALKLKGLRLAYPQFMARKADDAQRQAFARFVKQGGESLWLQAAYDALYVHLEKETGRAQGWNAWPDAYRNARGPVVRAFCEQQAPEVEFYLWLQWLAETQIERCYQLSQQAAMPIGLYRDLAVGVVEGGAETWGDGELYCLKASVGAPPDILGPQGQNWDLRPMDPWAMVNRGYQPFIDLLRSNMIHCGALRIDHVMALLRLWWIPAGETADKGAYVQYPVDDLLAILALESQRHRCMVIGEDLGTVPVEIVSKLREGGVYSYKVLYFERDAENSFRAPQSYPVQAMATLTTHDLPTLRSYWQADDLTLGKTLGLYTDDAVLETLYADRAKARQGLLDGLHHYGCVPVKTAHRAAQLTPAIRRGLQRYVADSASALLGLQPEDWLDMAAPVNVPGTSDQYPNWRRKLSQTLEAMFADAEVNSLIQDLDKRRRKVSVL